In Verrucomicrobiota bacterium, the following are encoded in one genomic region:
- a CDS encoding TIM barrel protein yields GAGWVKHKIRLTDADPAVRQRAREFIFGIINFAGILGAPAIVGSMQGRFEGAVSREQALDRLADALRALGERASGHGVPLLYEPLNRYETNLICRAADAAKFIEERGIKNVKLLCDLFHMNIEEADVAGALRAVAPHLGHVHWADSNRHAMGFGHTSVAPIAAALRDIGYAGYLSAEVFPLPDAEAAAAQTMVSLRTLSASA; encoded by the coding sequence CGGCGCGGGCTGGGTGAAGCACAAGATCCGCCTCACCGACGCCGATCCCGCGGTGCGCCAGCGTGCCAGGGAGTTCATCTTTGGCATCATCAACTTCGCGGGCATCCTCGGTGCGCCGGCGATTGTCGGCTCGATGCAGGGTCGGTTCGAAGGCGCGGTGTCGCGCGAACAGGCGCTCGACCGGCTCGCCGATGCACTCCGCGCCCTCGGCGAACGCGCGAGCGGCCACGGGGTGCCGCTGCTTTACGAACCATTGAACCGTTACGAGACGAACCTGATCTGCCGCGCCGCCGATGCCGCGAAGTTCATCGAGGAACGCGGCATCAAGAACGTGAAACTGCTGTGCGACCTTTTCCATATGAACATCGAGGAGGCGGATGTCGCGGGCGCGTTGCGCGCAGTCGCGCCGCACCTCGGCCACGTGCATTGGGCCGACAGCAACCGCCACGCGATGGGCTTCGGCCACACGAGCGTCGCGCCCATCGCCGCGGCCTTGCGTGACATCGGCTACGCGGGCTACCTGTCCGCGGAGGTTTTTCCGTTGCCGGATGCCGAAGCCGCGGCGGCGCAGACCATGGTGAGCCTCCGCACGTTGTCCGCCTCCGCTTGA
- a CDS encoding transporter, translating to MLKTQLLHPDILRVCAKAGHHAKILIADGNYPASTKKGPNAELVCLNLSPGCVTVAQVLRAVLSAVPVDFVNTMGIPADDRYATSGEPPAWAEFRAIAKEAGVATAIEPIPKWDFYKHVESPDHVLTIQTGDQALWANVLLTLGCRC from the coding sequence ATGCTCAAAACCCAGCTCCTCCACCCCGACATTCTTCGCGTCTGCGCAAAAGCCGGCCATCACGCCAAGATCCTCATCGCCGACGGCAATTATCCCGCCTCGACGAAGAAAGGTCCAAACGCCGAACTGGTTTGCCTGAATCTCTCGCCCGGGTGCGTGACCGTGGCGCAAGTGCTCCGCGCCGTGTTGAGCGCCGTGCCGGTGGATTTCGTGAACACGATGGGCATCCCGGCGGACGACCGCTACGCGACATCCGGCGAACCGCCCGCGTGGGCGGAGTTTCGCGCCATCGCGAAAGAAGCGGGTGTGGCCACCGCGATCGAGCCCATCCCGAAGTGGGACTTCTACAAACACGTCGAGTCACCCGACCACGTGCTGACCATTCAGACCGGCGATCAGGCGCTGTGGGCCAACGTGCTGCTCACGCTCGGTTGCCGGTGCTAG